The DNA segment CCCCGGATCGCACCTTCACCGAGGCAGCCGTGGCTGACAGGGGGAACCAGGCCGTCAGCAGCAGGGCGGCAAGAGCGGTACGGCGCATTTGTCTCCGGCAGATCCCCGCAAGATACGGTGCCTGAGCTAAAGCGCCAGCCCCTCAGAGCACTTGCTGCAGAAGGGATGTGGTGGCAATGAGGGCGACTTATCCCGCCAGCCGCTTCAGCAGGTTGAGATCCACCTTGTAGGGCGGGTAACGCAGCTTGAAATCAAACCGGAAGGGGCGCTTCAGCACCGCCTTGTGGTGGCTGAACGTGTCGAAGCCGCTTTGGCCGTGGTAGCTGCCCATCCCGCTGGCGCCGACGCCCCCGAAGGGCAGCTGGGGCACGCCGGCCTGCATCACCACGTCGTTGAAGCAGACCCCGCCTGAGCTGGTTGTGGAGAGCACCTGCTGTTGCTGGGCCTCATCACCGCCGAACAGATAGAGCGCCAACGGCTTGGGCCCTTGGCGGATTTCCTGAAGGGCTGTGGTGAGGTCCTCGAGCACCAGCACCGGCAGGAGAGGGCCAAACAGCTCCTCAGCCATTAGCGGATCCTGGCGGTCATCCACGCGAATCACGGTGGGGGCGATGCGCCGCTGTTCTCGGCTGATTTCGCCTCCGATCAGGATGCGACCGTCCGCTCTGGCGGACTCCAGCAGCTGCTCCAGCCGATTGAACTGGCGTTCATTGATGATCTGCCCTAGCTGATTGGAGTTGAGGGGGTCGGCGCCATACATCTCGGTTCGCGCCTCCTCCATTGCCTTCAGCAGCGGTGAACGAAGGGCGGGTGGCACCAGCAGATGGTCTGGTGCGATGCAGGTCTGCCCAGCATTGATCCCCTTTCCCCAGATCAAGCGGCGCGCTCCCACCGTGAGGTCGGCCCCTTCAAGAACGATGGCGGGGCTCTTGCCCCCCAGCTCCAACGTCACCGGCGTGAGGTGTGCTGCAGCCCCCTCCAACACCTTCCGGCCGATGCTGCCGCCACCGGTGAAAAAGATGTGGTCGAAGGGCATGGCCACTAGCTCTGCCGCGACGGCTCCATCTCCCTGGACCACCTGCACCACCTCAGGCTCGAAGTGCTGAGGGATCAGCCGCGCGATCAGATCCGCGATGGCACTGGCGTGTTCCGAAGGCTTGAGCACGGCGGTGTTGCCAGCAGCCAGGGCACTGATCAAGGGCCGCAGCGTCAGTTGAAAGGGATAGTTCCAAGGTCCGATCACCAGAACGCACCCGAGTGGTTCCGGTACAACCTTTGCCTGGCCGGGGCGCAGTGAGAGGGGAACAGCCACGCGGCGCGGGCGCATCCACCGCTCCAGCTGCCGGCCGGTGAGCTTGAGCTCCTGTCGCAGGGCCACCAGCTCAAAAAAGGCTTCGGTGGGTGGTTTGCCGAGGTCGGCGGCGAGGGCGTCGAGCACCTCCGATTCGTGCTCCTCCAGCAGAGCGGAGAGCCGTTGTAATTGCTCTCGGCGCCATGCCAGTGGACGGGTCAGCCCAGCCCCCACGAGCTCCTTCATCCGGCTCAGTTGCGTTTGGGTGAGGGCCACAGGGCTGACGATCAGGCCAGTCGGGTCTAGCAGTGGTGAATCTGCAACCGGGGGATGACCCCAGCGCTTCCGTGGTGGTCAGGGACGGTCATCTATCAGCTGATCGTTCGCAGCTATTCCGATGGGAATGGTGATGGCACCGGTGATTTCAAGGGGCTTGCGGCGCGGTTGCCCTATCTCCGTTGGCTGGGGGTCAACACCCTCTGGTTGACCCCGATCTATCCCTCCCCCCTGAGGGACGGGGGCTACGACATCACGGATTTCACCGGAATCCATCCGGATCTGGGGGATCTCTCTTCCTTTCACCGGTTCCTCACGGCGGCCCACAGCCAGGGCATGCGCGTGATTTTGGACCTGGTGCTGAACCACACCAGTGACCTGCATCCCTGGTTCCAGCGGGCCCGCTGGGCTCCCAAGGGCAGTCCTGAACGGGATGTGTACGTCTGGAGCGACGACCCCAAGCGCTACGCCGAGGCACCGGTTCTGTTCCGGCATTTCGAGGCTTCCAACTGGGAGTGGGATCCGGTAGCCGAGCAGTACTACTTGCACCGTTTTCTGCGTCATCAACCCGATCTCAATTACGAGAACCCCTGGGTGCAGGACACGATGCTGGAGGTGGTCGACTTCTGGCTGGATCGCGGCGTCGATGGGTTCCGCTTGGATGCGGTTCCGTTCTTGTTTGAGTCAGAGGGGACCCGCTGCGAGGGGTTGCCGGAAACCCATGCCTTCCTCAAGCGATTGCGGGAGAGGGTGGATGCCCATGGCCGTGATGTGCTCTTGCTGGGAGAGGCGATTCAGCCGGTGGAGGAGGCCGCTCCCTATTTGGCGGATGACGAACTGCATGGAGCGTTCAACTTCGTGCTCACCGCCCATCTATTTGCCGCCATTGCCAGTGGCCGCACCCAGCAGCTCGGGGAGTGCCTGATCCAAGCCGAGCAGGCGGTATCTGGTCCTCGCTGGGCCCTGCCCCTGCGCAATCACGATGAACTCTGGTTGGGGGATGGCCATCTCATCAGCGATGACGTGATTCAGACCATCCGGGTGGGCCTGCCCCAGGGACAGGGGCACTGGTTGAACTGGGGCATCAACCGACGCTTGGCTCCTCTTCTCAATGGCGATCCACGCTCCAACCGGTTGCTGCACGGGCTCCTCTACAGCCTTCCGGGGATGCCCTGTCTGTATTACGGCGATGAACTGGGCATGGGCGACTGGCCCGGTCTGCGGGACCGTGATCCAAACCGCACGCCGATGGCCTGGACGCCGGCCCGCAACGGTGGCTTCTCCACGGCCCCCGATCCGCTGTTGGTGCTGCCCCCGATCACCGCTCCCGGCTACGACTACCGCGTGGTGAATGTGGAGGTGCAGAAGCAGCTGCCCGGGTCGCTGCTGAATTGGCACCGGCGCATGCTCACCTGCCGCCGCCTGCTGCCAGCACTGCGGCATGGAAGCTTCCGGTTGCTGCACAGCCCCCACCCTGGAGTGCTGGTCTATCTCCGCTGCACCGAGGCGATGACGGTGCTCGTGGCCGCCAATGTCACCGCTGCTGGAGCTTCGCTCAGTTTGGATCTAACGGAGTGGACCGGCGAGCGCACCCGTGAGGTGATGTGGGGCTGTGAGTTCCCGCCTGCCGCAGCGGAGTGGTTCGTGAACCTTCCGCCCTATGGATTCAATTGGTGGTTGATCGGAGAGGTGGACGCTCAGTCCTAAGGCGATTGGAGTTGGATCGGCTGTTGTTACGCAGACAAGCCGGTCATCAGCCCCGCAATCACGGGTTGCTGGTGGAGGTCGCGATGCACCACGAGGCGCATCGTTTCAGGCTCGTCCGTCAACGGGAGGCTGATGATGGCTTCGCTGCGGCCCAGGGCCTGCTCCTCAGAGGTGAGCCAGGCCTCGATCACCCGTCGTTCCAGCAAGGTTTCGAAGTGATCGGGCTCGCGGATCCGGGAGCTGCCAACGGTCCAGATCCTTGCGAGGTCTTGAGGTAGGGCGGTTTCAGGGCTGAGGGCCGCCTCCAGTCGCAGACCCTGCCCAAATTTCACCCGCGCCGCCTGATGCACCTCCCGCTCCAACTGCAGGAGTTGGCAGTCCCCCTCGATCTGCCAGAGACCATCGCGTTTCAGCACGTCGACCCCAAAGGCCTTCGCGCATTTCCGCTGATTTCTGCTGACGGTGGTTTGGTGCTGGAGCGTCAGAGCCCCAACCGCATTGCCTGACTGAAGCCAGATCAGACCGTCGAGACAGCAGAGCTGGTCGACCGTAACCATGCTGTTGGCCAGGATGTTCAGATCCTTCTTGCTTGCAGCTGTTCAGGCAATCCCCAGTTCTGGGGGGCTAGCCCTGTCTGGGGAGAAGCAGCACCGCGCGGGTGCCGCCGCTGGGGCTGATGCCGAGAGTCAGTTCTCCGTTATGCCCCTCCATCGCCGAGCGCACGATGAACAGTCCCAGGCCACTGCCGGAAGGCTTGCTGCTGTAGAGCGGCATGTCACCAGTGTGGTCGTCAGGCAGTCCGGGACCGTTGTCGTCGACAACGATCGCCCAATGCTGTTCCCGGCGTTCGAGTCGAATCACGATCTCCGGAGCAACCGTGGTTGGAGGTTGATCCGACAGGGCGTCCACAGCATTCTTCACCAGATTGATCACGGCGATCTGGAGCTGGATGGCATCGCCTTCCACCCAGGCCTTCTGTCTTTTCAGCTCGGAGGGTAGGGAGGTCGTGATCCAGCTGCTGGCTTCAATCAGGTTGGAGTTCACATACAGCTCAATGCTGTCCAGCACATCACGCAGATCGATCCGGCTCAGGCTGGTGTTCGCATTGCGGATGATCGCCTTCATCTGGTCGGTGGTCCGTGCGATCCGGCTGGCTTGATCGTCAAGGATCTGCAGGGCTTCCAGCAGTTCGGCGGGATCGTCCGCCTCGGCTCGCTCGCGTACTTGATGCTGCAAACGTTGTGCCGTCAGGCGCAGGATGCTCAGGGGTTGATTGATTTCGTGGGCGATGGCCGCGGCTTCAAGACTCACCTTCAGCCGATGGTTCATCTGGGTCAGGGCTTGTTCATCCTGCAGGCGCTGCTCCTGAAACATCCGCGTGATCTGCTGCTCCTTGGCGGCAAGGTTTTGGGTGAGTTGATTGAAGGCCTTCACCATCGACTGAACCGCCACGTTCAGGTCCAGCAATTCCTGGCCGCTGTTCTGGTCCAGTTCACAGCGGTATTCCAAGGCCTGAGGCTGGGCATCTTCCAGCTGGTTGATTTGCTGTTCCGTGGTCTGGCTGGCCCGCTGCAGGGCGCTCAAAGGCTGAAGAATCCTGTTGATCAGGCTGCGGTTCAGCAGCAGGGTGAAGCCCAGAGCCAGCACGGCAGCGCCGACCTCAACGGCGAGTGTGAGTCCGGCTTGCGTCACTTCCTCGTTGGCACTGCTGGCGGTCAGCAAGATCCAGTCGAGACCGAGGTCGCTGCCCCATGGCGTCGACTGCAGCAGGAAGGCTCCGTCCTTGTGGCGCAGGAGTTGAGGCTGCGATGCGTCTCCTGGCGTCTGTTGGATCCGGTGCAGCATCTCCGCGAAAGAGTGTTCCAGCTCGCTGAGGCTGCTGCGCTCGTTGCTTTCTCCTGTTGTTGTAAGGGGAATGCTGGGGTCTGAGCTGGCGATCAAACGTCCATCGGCTTCGATCAGCACAGCCAGGCCATCTCGGCTTCCCCAAACCTGGTGGAGCCAGGTGCTGAGTTGGTTGATCACCATGTCCACGCCGATCACCCCCAGCAACTGGCCATCACCGTCAAGCAGGGGGGTGTTGTAGGAAACCGAATGAATCTCGGGCTGGTCTTCCCAGGCGTAAATGCTGCTCCAGCTCGAACGTCCGGCCGCAACGGTGTCGACGTACCAGGCTTCCTCGTGGGTGGCACTCATGCCCGGGATGACCTCGGTTGGCTCGAGGCGTTCCCCACGGGGTGAGAGGGAGAACACCGTCAATTGACCCCGCCCCAACCGTGTGCTGTCTTCGTAGAGCAGAACGTCACCATCGGAGCCGCGTTCCAGACCCAGAAAGGAGCCATCTGGCGCGCCGTAATTGATGTAATCAACAGGGAAGGCTTTCAGCTGATGCCAGAACCGACGCCCCAGGGTGTCGAAGTTTTTCAACAGATTGGGCTGAGCATCAATGGCCGACGCATTGAGGTCATTGAGAAACATCGGAACCCGTAACTTGCCGCTCAGTTGCTCACGAATCTCAGTGATCAAAAGATTGGTGCGGTGCCTTTCACTCTGCTGAATCCCGCTGTTCCGCCCCAGCGTGTAGGTCAACAGACTGAATGAACCCGCCACCAGGATTAGTTGCAGTCCGGTGGACCGGACCAGCCGTTGCCCCAGGCTCAATGTGGAGTGCTGGCTCATGGGCGCGGGTTGATCTGACGTGTCAGGGATGCCTCTCGAATTAATTCAGCGCCGCTGAGCTTGAGTTTCTGGGCGATGGCCTTGCGGTGCGATTCGATCGTTGATGTGGCGCTGTTCAAAATGTGAGCGATCTCCTTGGTGCTTTTGCCGGCACCAATGAGCTCGAAGATTTCGCTCTGGCGTGGCGTCAAACGTTGATGTGCTGGTTGCAGAATCGTGCTCAAGCTGTGGTGCAGTGCATCGAACGAATCACGCTTGTCGATCAGGGCATGGATTGATCCCCGCAGTTCATGCGAAATCCTGAAGTCTTCCGGGGCTCCTGTCAGAACAATGAGTCGAATTGAGGGATTGCGTTGGACAAGACGTTGTCCCAGTTCGCTGCCGTCACCATCTGGAAGATACAGATCCAGGATGGCTAAATCCACCGGCATATCTTTGCTTACGGTGATCGCTTGTCCGCACGTTGTGGCCTTCGAGACGGTCGAGATCTCGGAGAAAGCGTCCACGATGGTTGCCAGCAGATCCAGCAAAATTTGCTGATCTTCAACAACGAGGCAGTGCAAGCGTTTTCTCCACTGATGAGCGAAACCTAGGTCGCCTAGTTCGCATTTACATCTGTTCGAGTTCGTTGTTCACCAGAGGGCTCAGCCGCTCTGCCTCGGCAGCATCGACCATCGCGAGCCGGCAACGGCGGCTCAGAACATCATCGGAGCTGCTGGCGTGCTCCTTTTGGATGGCGTGCTGGATCTCGGCGCGGCAGATCGGGATCACGCTGCTCAGTGGTTCGCGTGCCTCCATCGGGGCCTGAGCCACCACCGCCTCGGCACCCAGTCCGAAGTTGTGCTGCAGATGCAGGACCTGTTGAGCTCGTTCGGGTGTGTCGGGCAGCAGGGCCTCGAGGGCCAAAGCTTGCTGCCGCAGTTCGGTGATGGTGTGCTCGGGGTTGGCGGCTGTCCCGAGCAGCGGCAGGGATTGCGGTTTCGGTAGGGGTGCTGAAAGCTGGCGTTCCACTGCGGTCAGGGTGTCCTCAGCCATCGGCCGGCAGGTGGTCCACTTGCCCCCCATCACGCTCACCAGGCCGCAGGCCAGCGTTTCCACCTCGTGCTCCCGCACCACACGGCTGCTGTCCAGGCCCTGGTCCGCTGGCTTCAGCAGCGGGCGGCCCCCCGCCCATCGGCTGCTCACCTTCGGATCCTGGAGCTGGGGAAACCAGTCACGCACGTAGTTGAGCAGGTAGGCCTCCTCTTCTGGAGAGGGGGATGTGGCGTTCTCTTTGCTGCAGGCTTCATCCGTCGTCCCCACCAGGGTGCGGCCGTGGAAGGGGAGCATGAACAGCACGCGTCCATCCGCGGTGGATGGCACAAGAAGCCCAACACCTTCCGGGCAGAGGTTCTGCTCCAGCACGATGTGGGCCCCACGGCTGGTGAACATCCGAGGAGGGGCATCAGCCTCCGCCATCTGGCGGATCTCATCCGCCCGGATGCCCGTGGCATTCACAAATGCCGAGGCACACCAGCGTTCCCGTTGGCCGGTGGCGGATTCACTGATCGCGGCCTTGAGCTGGCCCGTGCCGCCAGTCTCCAGCTCCACCACC comes from the Synechococcus sp. A15-62 genome and includes:
- a CDS encoding response regulator transcription factor, producing the protein MHCLVVEDQQILLDLLATIVDAFSEISTVSKATTCGQAITVSKDMPVDLAILDLYLPDGDGSELGQRLVQRNPSIRLIVLTGAPEDFRISHELRGSIHALIDKRDSFDALHHSLSTILQPAHQRLTPRQSEIFELIGAGKSTKEIAHILNSATSTIESHRKAIAQKLKLSGAELIREASLTRQINPRP
- a CDS encoding aldehyde dehydrogenase family protein, whose translation is MKELVGAGLTRPLAWRREQLQRLSALLEEHESEVLDALAADLGKPPTEAFFELVALRQELKLTGRQLERWMRPRRVAVPLSLRPGQAKVVPEPLGCVLVIGPWNYPFQLTLRPLISALAAGNTAVLKPSEHASAIADLIARLIPQHFEPEVVQVVQGDGAVAAELVAMPFDHIFFTGGGSIGRKVLEGAAAHLTPVTLELGGKSPAIVLEGADLTVGARRLIWGKGINAGQTCIAPDHLLVPPALRSPLLKAMEEARTEMYGADPLNSNQLGQIINERQFNRLEQLLESARADGRILIGGEISREQRRIAPTVIRVDDRQDPLMAEELFGPLLPVLVLEDLTTALQEIRQGPKPLALYLFGGDEAQQQQVLSTTSSGGVCFNDVVMQAGVPQLPFGGVGASGMGSYHGQSGFDTFSHHKAVLKRPFRFDFKLRYPPYKVDLNLLKRLAG
- a CDS encoding glycerol-3-phosphate dehydrogenase/oxidase, which codes for MADHQVDLLVIGAGASGASVAYEATRRGLSVALLEAGDIGGGTSCRSTKLLHGGVRYLELAFKTLDLAQLRLVREALLERSHWLTQAPFLARRLELALPTQQLWGQAYYRVGLGVYDALAGERSIGHSRLLSQQQMRQALPLLKACQGGVAYSDGQFDDARLNLLLALTAEQRGATLRTRCRVVELETGGTGQLKAAISESATGQRERWCASAFVNATGIRADEIRQMAEADAPPRMFTSRGAHIVLEQNLCPEGVGLLVPSTADGRVLFMLPFHGRTLVGTTDEACSKENATSPSPEEEAYLLNYVRDWFPQLQDPKVSSRWAGGRPLLKPADQGLDSSRVVREHEVETLACGLVSVMGGKWTTCRPMAEDTLTAVERQLSAPLPKPQSLPLLGTAANPEHTITELRQQALALEALLPDTPERAQQVLHLQHNFGLGAEAVVAQAPMEAREPLSSVIPICRAEIQHAIQKEHASSSDDVLSRRCRLAMVDAAEAERLSPLVNNELEQM
- a CDS encoding alpha-amylase family protein; the encoded protein is MTPALPWWSGTVIYQLIVRSYSDGNGDGTGDFKGLAARLPYLRWLGVNTLWLTPIYPSPLRDGGYDITDFTGIHPDLGDLSSFHRFLTAAHSQGMRVILDLVLNHTSDLHPWFQRARWAPKGSPERDVYVWSDDPKRYAEAPVLFRHFEASNWEWDPVAEQYYLHRFLRHQPDLNYENPWVQDTMLEVVDFWLDRGVDGFRLDAVPFLFESEGTRCEGLPETHAFLKRLRERVDAHGRDVLLLGEAIQPVEEAAPYLADDELHGAFNFVLTAHLFAAIASGRTQQLGECLIQAEQAVSGPRWALPLRNHDELWLGDGHLISDDVIQTIRVGLPQGQGHWLNWGINRRLAPLLNGDPRSNRLLHGLLYSLPGMPCLYYGDELGMGDWPGLRDRDPNRTPMAWTPARNGGFSTAPDPLLVLPPITAPGYDYRVVNVEVQKQLPGSLLNWHRRMLTCRRLLPALRHGSFRLLHSPHPGVLVYLRCTEAMTVLVAANVTAAGASLSLDLTEWTGERTREVMWGCEFPPAAAEWFVNLPPYGFNWWLIGEVDAQS
- a CDS encoding ATP-binding protein, giving the protein MSQHSTLSLGQRLVRSTGLQLILVAGSFSLLTYTLGRNSGIQQSERHRTNLLITEIREQLSGKLRVPMFLNDLNASAIDAQPNLLKNFDTLGRRFWHQLKAFPVDYINYGAPDGSFLGLERGSDGDVLLYEDSTRLGRGQLTVFSLSPRGERLEPTEVIPGMSATHEEAWYVDTVAAGRSSWSSIYAWEDQPEIHSVSYNTPLLDGDGQLLGVIGVDMVINQLSTWLHQVWGSRDGLAVLIEADGRLIASSDPSIPLTTTGESNERSSLSELEHSFAEMLHRIQQTPGDASQPQLLRHKDGAFLLQSTPWGSDLGLDWILLTASSANEEVTQAGLTLAVEVGAAVLALGFTLLLNRSLINRILQPLSALQRASQTTEQQINQLEDAQPQALEYRCELDQNSGQELLDLNVAVQSMVKAFNQLTQNLAAKEQQITRMFQEQRLQDEQALTQMNHRLKVSLEAAAIAHEINQPLSILRLTAQRLQHQVRERAEADDPAELLEALQILDDQASRIARTTDQMKAIIRNANTSLSRIDLRDVLDSIELYVNSNLIEASSWITTSLPSELKRQKAWVEGDAIQLQIAVINLVKNAVDALSDQPPTTVAPEIVIRLERREQHWAIVVDDNGPGLPDDHTGDMPLYSSKPSGSGLGLFIVRSAMEGHNGELTLGISPSGGTRAVLLLPRQG